The Streptomyces halobius genomic interval AGCAGGTCCTCGGCCAGTGCGGCCCGTTCCTTGTCCCTGGCGGATGCGAGGATGTCCCGTGCGGCGGGGACGGGGCACACATAGTTGACCCAGGCCGCCAGGTCGGCGGCGACCTCCGGCCGGTAGTAGTAGTCGATCAGCCGCTCCGCGTTGCGCTTGTGGTCCGCGAGGTCGGGGATCATCAGGCTCTCCGCCCACAGCTCGGCGCCTTCCTCCGGCACCACGAACTCGATGTCGGGGTTGTCCGCCCGGAGTTGCCTCACATCACCGGAGTACGCCTGCGCGGCGAGGACGTCCCCGGAGTCCAGGTCCTTGATGTAGTCGTTGCCGGTGAACCGCCGGATGTGGCCCTTGCGGACGAGCCCGCGGATCCGGTCGGTCATCCGGTGGAAGTCGTCGGCGGTCCAGCGGGTGATGTCGACACCGTCGCCCTGCATGAGCATCGCGAACGCCTCGTCGAGCCCGGAGAGCAGGGTGACCCGCCCGCGCAGATCGTCCTGCCACAGGTCGGCGGTCCGGTGGATCTCCCGGCCCAGCTTTCTGCGGTTGTACGCGATGCCGGTGATCCCGGACTGCCAGGGGACGGAGTGGGCGCGGCCGGGGTCGAAGTGCGGGGAGAGCAGCAGCGGATCGAGGTTTGCGGCGACCTGGGGCTGGGCCGCCCGGTCCATCTTCTGGACCCAGCCCAGCCGGACGAACCGGGCGCACATCCAGTCGCTGATGACGATCAGATCGCGGCCGGTGGGCTGGTGGTTCATCAGCGCCGGAGCGATCTTCCCGAAGAACTCGTCGTTGTCGTTGATCTCTTCCGTGTAGGTGACGGATATCCCGGTGCGCCGCCGGAACGCGTCCAGGGTGGGTCGGCGCCGTTTGTCGTGGTCGTCGACGTCGATATAGAGCGGCCAGTTGGCGAACACGAGCCGCCGGTCCCGCGCCGAGCGGTCCGGGCCGCCGCGGTCCGCGGCCTCGACGTACGCCGGCGGCACCCCGCATCCGGCCGCGGCGGCCAGCGCCCCGGCCGTGCCGATGGTGCCGATGCCCCTGAGCAGCGAACGCCGCGAAAGATCAGCCATGGGCGGCACTCTCACGCGCCGCGGGCGGAGGCGGCAAGAGACAGAACGTCAGCTGCCGGGCCTCCGCCCGCGACGGTGTGTCGAGCGGCCTGCGCACCCTCGACGGCGTGGAGCCGCCGGCTCGGCTAGTCCAGCGAGGTCATCACATGCTTGATACGGGTGTAGTCGTCGAAGCCGTAGGCCGAAAGGTCCTTGCCGTAGCCGGACTTCTTGAATCCGCCGTGCGGCATCTCGGCGACCAGCGGGATGTGGGTGTTGATCCAGACGCAGCCGAAGTCGAGGCTCTTGGACATCCGCATGGCGCGGGCGTGGTCCTTCGTCCACACCGAGGACGCCAGGGCGTACTCGACGCCGTTGGCCCACGCCACCGCCTGCTTCTCGTCGGTGAAGGACTGGACGGTGATGACCGGGCCGAAGACCTCGCGCTGGATGATCTCGTCGTCCTGCTTGAGGCCCGAGACGACGGTCGGGGCGAAGAAGTAGCCCTTCTCACCGATCTGTTCGCCGCCCGCCTCGATCTTGGCGTGCGCGGGCAGTCGCTCGATGAAGCCCTTGACCTGCTGGAGCTGGTTGGCGTTGTTCAGCGGGCCGTACAGCACGTCCTCGGCGTCGACGGCACCGGTCTTGGTCTCCGAGGCGGCCTTGGCCAGCGCGGCGACGAAGTCGTCGTGGATGGATTCGTGGACGAGCACCCGGGTGGCGGCCGTACAGTCCTGGCCGGCGTTGAAGTAGCCGGCGACGGTGATGTCCTCGACGGCCTTGGCGATGTCGGTGTCCTCGAAGACGACGACCGGCGCCTTGCCGCCGAGCTCCAGGTGGACCCGCTTGAGGTCCCTGGACGCGGACTCGGCGACCTGCATACCGGCACGGACCGAGCCGGTGATCGAGGCCATCGCCGGGACCGGGTGCTCGACCATCAGCCGGCCGGTCTCGCGGTCGCCGCAGACGACGTTGAACACGCCGCGGGGGTGGCCCAGTTCGTCCAGCACGCTGCCGATGATGTCGGCGATCAGCACCGTGGAGGCGGGGGTGGTGTCGGACGGCTTGATGACGACGGTGTTGCCCGCGGCCAGCGCCGGCGCGAACTTCCACACCGCCATCATCATCGGGTAGTTCCAGGGCGCGACCTGCGCGCAGACGCCGACCGGCTCACGCCGGACGATGGACGTGAAGCCGTCCATGTACTCGCCGGCCGAGCGGCCCTCCAGCATCCGGGCGGCACCCGCGAAGAAGCGGATCTGGTCCACCATCGGCGGGATTTCCTCGTCGCGTACGAGCGCGATGGGCTTGCCGCAGTTCTCGGACTCGGCGGCGATCAGCTCCTCGGCCCGCTCCTCGAAGCGGTCGGCGATCTTGAGCAGGACCTTCTGGCGCTCGGCCGGGATCAGGTCACGCCATGCGGGGAAGGCGGCCTCGGCGGCAGCCATCGCCGCGTCGATGTCGGCGGCGCCCGAGAGAGGCGCGGTGGCGTACGCCTCACCCGTCGACGGGTTGACCACCTCCGTGGTCCGCCCGTCGGCGGCGTCCCGGAACTCCCCGTCGATGTAGTTGCGCAGACGACGCAGTGCGGTGGTCACTGTGCGCCCCCTTCAGTCAGATGTCCGGTGGTTGAGACACCCACCCTAGCCATGAAGCCGACGTTTTCAACACACCCACCAGCCATGAACAACGGAATCAGTGAAATTCTGATCTCCAAACGACTGATTTCATTGATTTGAGGTTGCCATACTGCCGAGGCTCGTGCACAGTGAGGGACGTGGCGCCTCCTCGAAACAGTCATGACAGAACCGGCACTCCGTCGATCGACTCCGTCTCCCTGGCGATCATCGAGCAGCTCCAGGAGGACGGACGCCGTCCGTACGCCGCGATCGGCAAGGCCGTGGGCCTGTCCGAGGCGGCGGTACGCCAACGCGTACAGAAACTGCTCGACCAAGGCGTGATGCAGATCGTCGCGGTCACCGACCCCCTCACGGTCGGTTTCCGGCGACAGGCAATGGTCGGCATCAACGTCGAGGGCGACCTCGATCCCGTGGCCGACGCCCTGACGACCATGGAAGAGGTCGAGTACGTCGTCATGACGGCGGGCTCCTTCGATCTCATCATCGAGATCGTCTGCGAGGACGACGATCACCTCCTGGAAATGATCAACAAGCGGATCCGCACCCTGCCCGGCGTCCGCTCCACCGAGAGCTTCGTTTACCTCAAGCTCCGGAAGCAGACCTACACCTGGGGAACGAGATAGACATGAGCGCCGACGCCGCCTCTCGAACCAACACACACAAGACGGCATACGACCACCTGTGGA includes:
- a CDS encoding Lrp/AsnC family transcriptional regulator — encoded protein: MRDVAPPRNSHDRTGTPSIDSVSLAIIEQLQEDGRRPYAAIGKAVGLSEAAVRQRVQKLLDQGVMQIVAVTDPLTVGFRRQAMVGINVEGDLDPVADALTTMEEVEYVVMTAGSFDLIIEIVCEDDDHLLEMINKRIRTLPGVRSTESFVYLKLRKQTYTWGTR
- a CDS encoding gamma-aminobutyraldehyde dehydrogenase gives rise to the protein MTTALRRLRNYIDGEFRDAADGRTTEVVNPSTGEAYATAPLSGAADIDAAMAAAEAAFPAWRDLIPAERQKVLLKIADRFEERAEELIAAESENCGKPIALVRDEEIPPMVDQIRFFAGAARMLEGRSAGEYMDGFTSIVRREPVGVCAQVAPWNYPMMMAVWKFAPALAAGNTVVIKPSDTTPASTVLIADIIGSVLDELGHPRGVFNVVCGDRETGRLMVEHPVPAMASITGSVRAGMQVAESASRDLKRVHLELGGKAPVVVFEDTDIAKAVEDITVAGYFNAGQDCTAATRVLVHESIHDDFVAALAKAASETKTGAVDAEDVLYGPLNNANQLQQVKGFIERLPAHAKIEAGGEQIGEKGYFFAPTVVSGLKQDDEIIQREVFGPVITVQSFTDEKQAVAWANGVEYALASSVWTKDHARAMRMSKSLDFGCVWINTHIPLVAEMPHGGFKKSGYGKDLSAYGFDDYTRIKHVMTSLD
- a CDS encoding polyamine ABC transporter substrate-binding protein → MADLSRRSLLRGIGTIGTAGALAAAAGCGVPPAYVEAADRGGPDRSARDRRLVFANWPLYIDVDDHDKRRRPTLDAFRRRTGISVTYTEEINDNDEFFGKIAPALMNHQPTGRDLIVISDWMCARFVRLGWVQKMDRAAQPQVAANLDPLLLSPHFDPGRAHSVPWQSGITGIAYNRRKLGREIHRTADLWQDDLRGRVTLLSGLDEAFAMLMQGDGVDITRWTADDFHRMTDRIRGLVRKGHIRRFTGNDYIKDLDSGDVLAAQAYSGDVRQLRADNPDIEFVVPEEGAELWAESLMIPDLADHKRNAERLIDYYYRPEVAADLAAWVNYVCPVPAARDILASARDKERAALAEDLLVFPDDTMRKRLAIARDITSEERTGFAKEWNGIVGL